The region GAAAAGCGGTTTATCCTGCCTTTTCTCTTCTTCTCGGTTCTCTTCTTCTTCCTCGGGGCCTCATTTGCCTACTTCGTTATCCTCCCTTTTGGCTTGAGGTTCCTCCTGGGCTTTATGGGCGACCTCCTTACGCCCCAAATAACCATAGGGAGCTACGTCTCCTTCGTTATTCAGATGATTCTCGCCTTCGGCTTTGTCTTCCTCCTGCCGGTTATAGTGTGGCTCCTTTCAAAGCTCGGGGTGATAAACTACAAAATGCTTGAAAATAACCGTAAGTATGCTATCTTAGTTATATTCATAGTAGCGGCAGTCCTTACGCCTCCCGATGTGTTCTCTCAAATAATGATGGCACTTCCCCTTTTGGTTCTCTACGAGCTTAGCATCTGGGTCTCCCGCATTGCAGGTAGAAGTGCGAAAGAGAGAGAAGAAGAGGCTTCAGAATAAACATTCAAACCAGTTGGAGGGAGAAGTTTATGGCAGAAAACCTTGTAGAGGGTTTTACTATTGACCAGCTCCAGAAAATGAGCATTTTCGACCTGAGGAAGATTGCAAAGTCCCTGGGAGTGGAAGTAAAGTCCGCAAAAAAGCAGGAGCTTATAAAGAGGATTCTGGAAAAAGACGCAGAGCGAAGGGGAGCAATTTTCAGAGTTGGCGTTCTTGAGGTTCTGCCCGACGGTTTCGGCTTTCTCCGCTCTCCCGAGAACAACTACCTGCCGAGCTCGAGCGACATCTACGTTTCCCCCTCTCAAATCAGGAAGTTCGGCCTGAGGACCGGGGATACCGTTGCCGGAGAGGTTCGCCCCCCCAAGGAGGGTGAGAAGTACTATGCCCTTTTAAAAGTCCACGCTATTAACTGGGAGCCCCCGGAAGTTGCCAAAACCAGGCCCCAGTTCGACCAGCTCACTCCACTGCACCCTACGGAGCGTTTCAGGCTCGAAAACGACCCCAGCGAGCTCTCTACCAGGGTTGTGGACCTTATAACCCCTGTCGGTAAGGGTCAGAGGGGGCTTATAGTTGCTCCTCCCCGGGCGGGAAAGACCGTTCTGCTCCAGAAAATTGCCAACGCCATAAAGACCAACTACCCCGATACTTACCTGATTATCCTCCTCATAGACGAGCGCCCCGAGGAAGTTACCGATATGAAGAGGAACACCCTCGCCGACGAGGTTATCTCCTCTACCTTCGACGAGCCTCCCGAGCGCCACGCCCAGGTTTCCGAGATTGTCATAGAGAAGGCCAAGCGCCTTGTGGAGCACAAAAAGGACGTTGTAATACTCCTTGACTCCCTTACCAGGCTTGCAAGGGCCTACAACACCTTAACCCCTCCAAGTGGTAAGATTCTATCGGGAGGTATAGACGCCCACGCCTTCCACAAGCCCAAGCGGTTCTTCGGCGCGGCAAGGAACATAGAGGAAGGCGGTAGCCTGACGATTCTCGCTACGGCGCTTGTGGAGACCGGCTCCCGTATGGACGACGTTATCTTCGAGGAGTTTAAGGGAACCGGAAACATGGAGATAGTGCTCGACAGGCAGCTTGTTGAGAGGCGGATATTCCCGGCCATAAATATCCACAAGTCGGGAACGAGGAAGGAGGAGCTTCTGCTCTCCGAGTGGGAGCTTAACAGGGTGTGGATTCTGAGGAGACTCCTGACCTCTATGTCTCCGGTTGAGGCTATGGAGTTCCTCCTTGAGAAGCTGAGGAAGTACAAGACGAACGAAGATTTCCTGAAGGCGATGAACGCATGAAGGAGCTGATTTACTACACCTTCCTTGAGAGTGCGGACCTCAAGAGGGACTTTATAGAGGAGAACAAAGAGCGGATATACTCCGCTTTCTTAGAGGTTGCCCGCAGGCTGAAGGCGGGGGGGAAGCTCCTCATCTGCGGTAACGGCGGTTCGGCGGCCGATGCCCAGCACATAGCCGCCGAACTTGTAGGGCGTTTCGAGCTTGAAAGGCCGCCCGTTGCCGCCGTAGCCCTTACAACCGATACATCGGTTTTAACCGCCGTTGCCAACGACTACTCCTTTGCCAGCGTTTTTGAGCGTCAGGTAGAGGCCTTGGGAAGAGAGGGAGACGTTCTCCTGGCCATTAGCACCAGCGGTAACTCCGAAAACGTTGTGAGGGCCGTAGAGAAGGCAAAGGAGATTGGCCTTCTTACAGTCGGCTTTCTCGGTAAAGACGGTGGGAAGCTCGCCTCCCTGTGTCACCACCCTTTCATCGTTAAGAGCTTTTCCACTCCGAGGATTCAAGAGGTTCACATAACCCTGGGTCACGTTCTCTGCGACTTCATAGAGAAATACCTTTTCTCCCCCAGCGGCTATTTCCCTCCCTCCGGGGAGGGAGAGGGCTAAGTCACCGTCGATTTCGTAAAATCACCACCTAACCGACGCCTGAACAGAAATTCCACTTATCCCGGAGGTATCGGCCATGAAGATAGGTAAGGCCATCCGAATGGAGAGGATTATTAACAGGGAAACGGGAAATACGGTCATAATACCCATGGACCACGGGGTTTCCATGGGCCCGATTCCCGGCATAATCGACATCAGGGAGTCTATAGACAAGGTGGCCAACGGCGGTGCCAACGCCGTTATCATCCATAAGGGGCTCGTTCGCCACGGCCACAGGAAGAGGGGTAAAGACGTGGGCCTCATAGTTCACCTCTCTGCCAGTACCAACCTCTCCCCCAAGCCCAACTCCAAAGTTCTCGTTTGCACGGTAGAGGAGGCGATAAAGCTCGGAGCCGACGGCGTTTCCGTCCACGTGAACCTCGGTGATGTAAACGAAGACAAGATGCTTGAAGACCTCGGCAGGGTTGCCGAGAAGTGTCTTGAGTGGGGAATGCCCCTTATTGCGATGATGTACGCCCGCGGCGAGCACATAGAGAACCCCTTCGACCCCGACACGGTTGCCCACTGTGCCCGCGTTGCTGCAGAGCTGGGGGCAGATATAGTTAAGGTTGCCTACACCGGTGACCCTCAAACCTTCGAAAGGGTTACCAAGGGATGCCCCATTCCCGTTGTTATAGCCGGCGGCCCCAAGATGAGCAACGACATGGAGATTCTCGAGATGGTTGAAGGGGCTATGAAGGCTGGAGCCAAGGGCGTTTCTATAGGAAGGAACGCCTTCCAGCACGACGACCCCGAGAAGATAGTAAGGGCGATAGCGGCGATAGTTCACGAGGGTAAGAGCGCCAAAGAGGCCGTAGAGTACCTCAAGTAGGGGGAGCTTCCCCCTACTTTAAACGGTTAAGTGCTCTTTGAAGCTTTCCAGCTGGGGGAAGAGCTTCAGAAGCTCCTCCTTACTCTTAAAGGGCCTCCTGAGAACGATGTCCGAGGCCGTTTTCCTTGAGATTCCTGGTATGAAAGAGAGGAGCTTAACGCTGGCCTCGTTTACGTTCAGCGGCGTAGGGAGCCCGATTACAGAGCGCTCCCTGTGGCCAACAACCACGGCGTTAACCGTTTTAAAGAGCGGCAGCTGCTCGGGAATCCTAACGAGAACCGGGTAGCTCCCTATCTGCCTGCCGAGGGTATGGCCTCCGTCGTGGGCCTCCAGCAGAACCTCCCTTATTACGGTTCCCACCGGGAAAACCCGCCTCATCATGGGCAGGTCGAACTGCTCCCTTACCCACTCCTTGAACTTTTCAAACTCCCTGCGGTGTTTCGTCTTTGCCCTTTTGACCATCTCGGCTATGGGCGTTCCCTCAAATACCATCACCTGCCGTATGTTCACCCTCCTTACAAGCAGGCCTTCGTCCAGTATCGCTTCAAGGAACTCCCTGTTCTTCTGAAAGGTCTTCTTGGTTTCCCCGGGCAGCCCTACGAGGAAGTTAATACCCGGCAGTAACTTGTAGAGGCCGTTTTCCCTTTCCTTAAAGGCCCCCACCTCGTTAACGACCTTTACCGCAAACTTAATCCCCTCGGGGTCAACTTTCAGGAAGTTCCTCCTTATCACCTCCGGGTCTGCGCTCTCAAGGCCGAAAGGTGCAACGTCCCCTTCGGTGTCGAGCCGGGCAATTGCCTCAAGGGCTTCCCTGCTCTCTGCCGGGTGGGCCTTTATCGTTCCGGCGTTTACGTTGTCTATGTGGAGGGTCTTTATCTCTCCAACCGACCTTATCCTCTCGAAGAGCTCTCTTATAACTTTTGGGTTTGGTTTTGGAAACTCTCCCTCGGCGGGGAGGGCTTTGAACCCCAGTATGTTGGGCTGACGGCCGATTCTGAAGTACCTTACCCCCTCTCCGTATAGGGCTTCAACCTCTTTAACTATGCCCTCTACGCTCCGCTCGTCGGGTTTGCCGTAGAAAGCCTCGGTACAGTAGGAGCAGTGGTGTCTCCGCTCGCACCCCCTAAAGGTTTCCACTTCGCAGATTACAAAGGGGTAGTAAAAGTGCTGCTTCACTATGAAGGCCCCTAATGGGGCCACCTCATCTACGAACCGGGCACTCCTTTTAAGGGTGAACTCCCCTTCCGGCAGGGCTTCGCCCCCTACAAGGGCCCTGCCGATGTGGAATGCCGCAAGCTCGGGGTCTCCCGATATGAAAAGGTTGAAACTCTCAAGGTTTAGGCTCTCTGCCCTCGTTCCCCCCTTTAGGGTAAAGCCGAACTTTACCGGCCCGCCTATCGCCGTGTAGGTGGGCAGCTCCCCTATTCGCTCTATCTCCTCCTTTGTTATCGGCCTGCCGCCGAGGTAGCGGCCCGGAACGGTCATTCCGGTTATGAGCAAAACGACGTCGGCCTCTTTGAGGGCTTCCCACCTTTCCGGTTCCCTTCGCAGCTGGTCTACGGTTGTGTAGTAAATCGCCTCCTGAGGTATGCCTGCCTTAACCAGAGCTCCGGCACAGTAGCGGACGTAGGTCGATATAAACGGGGGAACGCCCAGGCAGGTGGGCTCATCTACGTAGCCGTCAACTATTGCTACTTTCACTCCCTTCCCCTTTAACCAGTAGGTTAAAGAGAACCGGTGCAAGTATGCCGGTTACTATTGCGAGGAGTATCAGCAGGTTCTCTGTGTGGTGGTCTATGACCTTCAGCTTCGTCCCGAGCTCCGCCGTAACAATAACCAGGGTCAGCGGCGCAGACAGCAGTGCTCCGGCTCCTACAGACTCCCTCAGTGTGAACCCTTCAAGTTTTAGCAGCAGCGACGGCAGGATTTTTGCCGTGAAGCTTAGGGCTACTAAAACTCCGAGCAGCTGGAGCAGGTGGAGCGACAGGTGGGGCATTTTAAAGTTTATCCCCACGTATATGAAAAATATAGGTATTAGGAAGCCGAAGCTGATGCCGGAGAGCTTCTCCTCTATGTTCTCGGTCTCCTCAAACACCGTGGCGAATATAACGCCCGAAATGAATGCCCCTATAATCGGTTCAAGGTTTATGAGCGACGCCGCAACCGAGAGCATGAACATAACCGCAAGGCTTATCCTCACCCCGATTTCCGAGGGGTTCTTCTCGAAGAAGAACTTGAACTTGTTGGGAAACCACCAGACTATGCTCTTCAGGAAAACCAGCAGAATCCGCGCAACGAGCAGGTAGACTCCCAGCTTCAGTAACCCCAGCCAGAAACCGCTACTGAAGCCAAACTCGGTGTAAAGGGAAAAGAGCGTCAGCAGGGCGATACTTATAACTTCGCCTACTATTCCTACCAGGAAAACGGTTTTGCCGTAGCGGGTCGAGAGTAGCCCCTTCTCCCTGAGAACCGATACCACTATGCCGACCGATATGGCCCCTATCGCTATTGCCGTTAAAGCGTTGAGCTTTAGCCAGTGGGTTCCTGCAAAGGCAACTGTGAAAACGAGAACCGGTATGACCGTGTATAGCAGGCGCGTTTTTAGCGGCAGGGAGGCAATCTCTTTCAGTTTCACCTCGAGGCCCGCTATGAACATCAGTAAGAGGAAGCCGAAGGTTGAGAGGAAGTTGAGCCACTGGGAGTGGTGAACGAGGTTCAGCAGCGACTTGCCGATTACTACGCCGTAGAGTATCTCTCCCACCGATACCGGTATCCTCAGAACCCGGCTGAGGAAGGGAACGAAGAGGATACCTACGGCTATAAGGATTATCGCAAGCAGGGAGTTCTCCATCTTACTCACCTACACATATTAGTAGTGAACTGCACTTGGACCTGTGAACCATGTGGTAGGGAGGGTAGGGGTTGAACCAGTTGGTTTTCCTTCCCTTTCTCGCCCCGATTACCGATAGCTGGTAGTTCTTGCTCTCCTTCGCGAACTCGTTAACCGGGTTTCCTACCCTGTGTTTGAACTCTATGGAGACCCTGTAGAGCCCCGAGATTTTGGCCACCCGTTCTCTGAGGGGCTGAACTCTCGAGTCGTTCTCGGACGGCGTTACGAAGAGGGCGGTGATGTTTGCCTGCCACATTATGGAGAGCTCTATTGCCACCTCCAGGGCCCTGAGGCCGCTAAAGGAGCCCGATACGGGAACCAGTATCCGCTCTACCGGCGTTGTTCCCCTGGCTATGAGAACGGGGGATAGGGTCTCTTCGGCAACTAAAATGGGGAGCGTTTTTATCCCGAAGAAGAGGGGGGTCTCCCTGTACTTGTCGGGCATTGTGATGAGGCCGAAGCTCTCCTCTTTTATCTCCTGGAAGAACTCCTTCTCGCAGAGCTTGAGCTTCTTGAACTTGAGCTCGCTTACTTTAAGCTGCTCGAACGCCTCTTTTGCCCTTTCCCCTCCGTTGCAGGTGTAGAGCCTTACCTTCTGGAGCTTCGTGTTCCGGAAGAAGAAGAGGGCGTCCTTTACAACCTCCTCCCTGTAGTTGGGGAGGAATACCACCTCCTCCACTCCGAACTGTAGGGGGAACTGGGGCTCTCCCGACTTTATAAGCCCCGCTATGTACTTGAGGATTTTCGGGTCTCCCACTATCAGGACCCTGTCGCCCGGTTTAACGACAGTTCTCGGCCTGGGGAGTATGAGCTTGTCGCCCCTAAAGATGGCCACTATCCGCCACCTCTTGGAGGAGAACTTCCCGACCGGGTAGCCGGCTATTATGGAGGTGGGCATAACGGCCACCTCCATAATCTCCCCCTGCCCCAGGCCTATGTTTGTGGGTATCACAACCCCCGACTCTATCTGCCTTTCAAGGATGGAGGCCGTTGCCGCCGCTTTGTTTACGTAGTTCACCCCTTCTTGTTCGTACAAGGGGTCGTTCTCAGTGCTGTTTGAAACGGCGAATATGCTGGGAACGTTGAACTCCTTGGCTATTCTGCACGCCTCAAGGTTCACTTCGTCGTCTCCGGTGCAGGCGGCGAAGGCCGTTGCCTGCTCTATACCGGCCTTTTTCAGCATCAGCTTGCTCGTTCCGTCTCCCTGCAGGAGTATCACCCTGTTGAGGGACTCGGAGTCGAGTAGCTCCACGACCCGGGTGAGCTTTTCGGCGTCTTGGTCTATTACGGCAATCTCCCACTCTTTCTGGAGCCTTTTCAGCAGCTCCCTGCCGACCTCGCCGGCACCGACGATGATGAGCTTCATTCTCCCACGCTCCTTTCTGTGTTGGTCCTAATTTATACTTGGTTTGAGGGGGTGGCGAAAGAAAAATAAGAATGGTTACCATTAAGATAGAGGTAGAGGTTGACAGTCCGTTGGGAAGCTCTTAAGATTAAGATTAACTAACGGTGGAGGAAGCGATGGAGCCGATTCTCACGGTTAACGACGTTAAGCTTACCATAGACGGAAGGCCCATTCTCAAAGGGGTAAACCTCGTTGTAAACAAGGGAGAGATTCACGCCGTTCTCGGCCCCAACGGAGCCGGTAAGTCTACCCTTGCCAGCCTTATCATGGGGATAAACGACCTTAAAGAGCCCGATTCCGGAGAAATCGTGTTTAAAGATAAACTCCTCAACGGCCTTGAGATATCCGAGAGGGCAAAACTCGGAGTTACCCTTGCCTGGCAGGAGCCCGCAAGGTTTGAAGGCATTACCGTAGAGGAGTACCTGAAGCTCTCCGGCAGGAACAACCCCGACCTTGACGTTGTTGAGTGTCTTGAACTTGTAGGGCTCGACTGTTCCTACCTTAACCGCTTCGTAGACGATACCCTCTCCGGCGGGGAGAGGAAGAGGGTTGAGCTTGCCTCCGTTCTGGCCATGAGGCCTGAGCTTGCCGTCCTCGATGAGCCCGACTCCGGAATAGACTTTGCCTCTATGGAAGACATAGCCAACATGATTCGCACTATGAGAGACCGGGGAACAACGGTTCTAATGATTACCCACCGGGAGGAGATAGCCGAAATCGCCGACAGGGCGACCCTCATGTGCGACGGTAAGGTGGTTCAAACCGGCGACCCCAAAGAGGTCGGCGGTAAGTTCAAGAACATGTGCGTTAAGTGTGAGGTTCGTAACCCCGAGCTTGTTGGAGGTGAGTAATGGCCACCGAAACCAAGAAACTTTTAGATACGATTAGTAGGAAGTTCATTCAGATAGGGCTTCCCAGGGAGCTCTTCGAGAAGAACAGGTTTAACCTCCTTGTAGACAGGAACAAAGTCGTTGTTCGCTACCCGGCTCCCGGAGTTCGCTCCGAAGTTGTTGAAACCCCTACAGGGGTGAAAACGAAGGTCTACGTTGAGCCGGGCACGAAGCTCGAAGAGCCCGTTACCCTCTGCTTTGGCGCCGCAGAAACAACCGAGGTTCAAACGACCGAGGGCGAAATTGTTGTAGGCGAAGGGGCCGACGTAAAGTTCCAGGTTTACGGCGCCATGGCCGAGGGGATAAAGCTGAAGCACAAGAACAAGCTGAAGGTGCGGGTTGAGAAGAACGCTCGCTTTGAGTTTCTCGACCTCCACTACAACGGCGAGGAGACCTTTGTGGAGCTGGAGACCGAAACCGAGGCCTACGTAGGTGAGAACGCCTACTTCCGCTCTGTCTTCAAACAGACCCGCGGCCGTGCCGGTAGGGTGCGGATAGTCCTTAGAGCCAAGGTGGATAAGAAGGGCGTTGCCGTTTTTGAAACCAAGATGATTGGGAAGAAGGACGACGAAATATACGTTGAAGACGTTATCCACCTTGAGGGTGAAGAATCCCGCGGCATCTCAAAGAGCAGGATAATCGCCGTAGACCAGACAAAGGCCACTTTCGTAGGCGAGACTTACGGTAACGGCCCCAAGTGTAGGGGGCATATAGACTGCTCCGAGATTATCAGGGGTAAAGACGTAACCGTTAAGGCTGTCCCCGTTGTAGTTGTTAACGACGAAACTGCAAAGGTGACCCACGAGGCCGCTATCGGCAGCATCGATAAGAAACAGCTTGAAACCCTGATGGCGAGGGGCCTCTCTGAAGACGAGGCCGTAGACGTTATCGTCCAGGGAATGCTCAGATAAAACCACTTTATAGGAGGAGGAAGGATGAAGGTTCACGGACCGGAGCCGGAAGGCAAGAGGAAGCACACACCTGTTATTGAAGCTCCCGCAAAGGTTAAGAAGGGAGAGTGGTTCGAGGTAAGGGTTGTTGTAGGGAAGGACATTCCCCACCCCAACACCAAGGAGCACTGGATTGAGCACATCTCCCTGTGGGCCGGTGACTTCCTTGCAGGAAGGGCAGACCTTGAGCCCGAGAGGGCCGCTTCCGAAGTAGTTTTCAAGATTAAGCTCGAGGAGACAACAACCTTAACCGCTCACGCCTACTGTAACCTCCACGGCCTCTGGCACAGCGAAGACGTTACAGTAGAAGTTGAGGAGTAGTTCCCGGGGGCGTTGTCCCCCCTTTTAACCTTCCCGTTTCTGTAAGCCTCACCACGTACTTCCCTATTACGTCGAACTCAAGGTTTACAGTTTCTCCGGGCTTTCTGAACTTCAGGTTCGTGTTGTTTAGGGTGTGGGGAATCACCGCAACTGAGAAGGTAGTTGGGAACAGGCCCGCAACGGTGAGGCTGATGCCGTCTATGCCGATAGAGCCTTTCTCAACCAACAGGTGGCTGAAGCTCCTGGGGAGTTTGAAGAGGAACAGGAAGCTGTCTCCCTCCCTCCTTATCCCCTCTATCTTCGTTGTTGTATCTACGTGACCTAAGAGTAGGTGGCCGCCGAGGCGGTCTCCTAACTTCAATGCCCTCTCGAGGTTCACCCGGAAGCCGGGCCTCAGCTGCGAAAGGTTTGAACGCTTTAAGGTCTCTGGCGAAACGAAGAACTCCAGCCTGTTTCCTTCTACCTTCGTTACCGTAAGGCACACTCCGTTAACGGCTATGCTGTCGCCGAGCTTTGTCCCCTGGGAGCAGAGCGGAGCCTCTACCAGGAGGGTTCCCCCCTTTGAGCTCCTTCCGAACCGAACCACTTCTCCCACTTCTTCAACGAGTCCTGTAAACATCTTCCGCCCGCTTGTTAAAATTGGCAATCAATTATAGCGGGAGGGAAAGGCTTGAGGATAGCCACCATCGATGTGGGAACGAACTCAACCCGGCTTCTCATAGCCGATGTTGAAGGGGGGAGCATAAAGCCGCTTTTCAAAACCGGAAGGGTTACCAGGCTCGGAAGGGGGGTTAGGCAAACCGGCAGGCTTTCATCGGAGGCCATAGAGGCGACCCTTTCCACCCTAAAGGAGTTTAAAAAGCTCATTGAAGACTTTGGGGCAGAAAGGGTTGTTGTTGCAACAACCGAGGCCGCAAGGCTTGCCGAAAACGCCGAGGAGTTCTTAAGGCGCGTTAGGGAGCTCGGCTTCCAGATAGAGATTCTCAGTGACCGGGAAGAGGCGGAGCTCGTATTTGCCGCCAATATGAAGGTTTTCTCCCCCTCGGGCAGGGCAATGACGGTAGACCTTGGGGGCGGCAGCACTGAGGTTGTTTACGGGACTCCTTCGGAGGTTAAGTTCCTTAAAAGCCTTAAATTCGGAGTTGTTTTCCTCTACGAGAAGTTTTTAAAGGGCGACCCGCCCACCGCCGAGGAGCTTCGCGCCATGGAGTCCTTCATAAGGGAGGAGCTCCTGCCGATAAGGGAGGTTATAGGCGGCTCGGACTTTACCGTTTTCGCCGTTGGCGGAACCATAACCTCCGTTGTTGCGATGGAAGAGGAGATGACCGTTTACAGGGCAGACGTTGTTCACGGCTACACGGTAACGTCTCGGATGATTGATAAGTGGTACTCTAAGCTCGCCTCTCTTCCCGTAGAGGAGCGTAAGAAGGTTGTTGGCCTGGAGGAGAACAGGGCCGACGTGATAATTCCCGGCCTTGCTTTCTTTAAGGTGTTCTGTGAGCTTTTCGGGAAGGAGCGTTTGACGGTCAGTGAGGTAGGACTACTTTACGGTTTAGCACTTAGGGAGGCTGCAAGGTGTTGAAGGGAAAACGCATAGCCGTTATAGGTACAGGTTACGTGGGGCTTGTGTCCGGAGCCTGTTTTGCCTACTTGGGCCACAGAGTTATAGGCCTCGATGTGGATACAAACAAAATAGAGCGACTCAAAAGGGGAGAGGTTCCTATCTACGAGCCCGGGCTCGACAGGATACTCAAGAAGGCGATAGAAGACGGCAATATAGAGTTTACAACCGACTACAGCTACGCCGTTAAGAACGCCGATTACATCTTCATAGCCGTTGGAACCCCCTCCCGGGAGGACGGCTCTGCAGACCTCTCCTACGTAGAGAGCGCCTACCGTAGCATAGCCGAGTTTATAGACGGCGACGACTTTAAGGTGATAGTGAATAAATCTACCGTTCCCGTGGGAACCGGCAGGTGGGCAAAGGAGTTTATAGCCGGCCTGCTTAGGGAAAAGGGCGTAAAGGAGCCCGAGAAGCGGTTCGAAGTGGTTTCAAACCCGGAGTTCCTCCGGGAGGGGAAAGCCGTTGAGGACTTTATGAACCCCGACAGGGTAGTTGTAGGTGCCGACAACAGGGAGGTTGCGGGCCTCGTTGCTTCTCTGTACGAGCCCCTTCAGCCCCCCATTCTCATTACAGACCTCCCTACGGCCGAGATGATAAAGTACGCTTCGAACGCCTTTCTGGCTACGAAAATCTCGTTCATAAACGAGATTGCCAACGTCTGTGAGAAACTGGGGGCCGATGTTACCGTTGTCGCCAGGGGAATGGGATTGGACCACCGGATAAGCCCCCACTTCCTCAGGGCCGGCTGTGGCTTCGGCGGCAGCTGTTTCCCTAAGGATGTAAAGGCCCTTATCCACACGGCTAAGTCTGTGGGCGAAGAGCCCCGACTCCTTGAATCGGTTATAGAGGTGAACGAGAGGCAGAAGCTCAGGCCGGTTGAGAAGCTCTTAAAGCACATCCCCGACCTTGAGGGCAGGACCGTTGCCGTTTGGGGCCTTGCCTTCAAGCCGGAGACCGACGATATGAGGGAAGCTCCCTCCATTCCCATAATCAGGGAGCTCCTTGCCCGGGGTGCAACCGTTAAGGCCTACGACCCTGTTGCCGTTGAGAACGCCAGGCGGGTTTTTGAGAAGGAGCTTCACACCCACCCTCAACGCCTCATTTTCACCTCCGACATGTACTCGGCCCTCGAGGGAGCCGACGCCCTAATCCTTGTTACAGAGTGGCCCCAGTTCAAAGAGGTTGACTTTGATAAACTTAGGGGAAAAGTTGTTATCGACGGTAGGAACCTCTGGAATCCTA is a window of Thermovibrio ammonificans HB-1 DNA encoding:
- the rho gene encoding transcription termination factor Rho, which encodes MAENLVEGFTIDQLQKMSIFDLRKIAKSLGVEVKSAKKQELIKRILEKDAERRGAIFRVGVLEVLPDGFGFLRSPENNYLPSSSDIYVSPSQIRKFGLRTGDTVAGEVRPPKEGEKYYALLKVHAINWEPPEVAKTRPQFDQLTPLHPTERFRLENDPSELSTRVVDLITPVGKGQRGLIVAPPRAGKTVLLQKIANAIKTNYPDTYLIILLIDERPEEVTDMKRNTLADEVISSTFDEPPERHAQVSEIVIEKAKRLVEHKKDVVILLDSLTRLARAYNTLTPPSGKILSGGIDAHAFHKPKRFFGAARNIEEGGSLTILATALVETGSRMDDVIFEEFKGTGNMEIVLDRQLVERRIFPAINIHKSGTRKEELLLSEWELNRVWILRRLLTSMSPVEAMEFLLEKLRKYKTNEDFLKAMNA
- a CDS encoding cation:proton antiporter; translation: MENSLLAIILIAVGILFVPFLSRVLRIPVSVGEILYGVVIGKSLLNLVHHSQWLNFLSTFGFLLLMFIAGLEVKLKEIASLPLKTRLLYTVIPVLVFTVAFAGTHWLKLNALTAIAIGAISVGIVVSVLREKGLLSTRYGKTVFLVGIVGEVISIALLTLFSLYTEFGFSSGFWLGLLKLGVYLLVARILLVFLKSIVWWFPNKFKFFFEKNPSEIGVRISLAVMFMLSVAASLINLEPIIGAFISGVIFATVFEETENIEEKLSGISFGFLIPIFFIYVGINFKMPHLSLHLLQLLGVLVALSFTAKILPSLLLKLEGFTLRESVGAGALLSAPLTLVIVTAELGTKLKVIDHHTENLLILLAIVTGILAPVLFNLLVKGEGSESSNS
- a CDS encoding radical SAM protein, producing MKVAIVDGYVDEPTCLGVPPFISTYVRYCAGALVKAGIPQEAIYYTTVDQLRREPERWEALKEADVVLLITGMTVPGRYLGGRPITKEEIERIGELPTYTAIGGPVKFGFTLKGGTRAESLNLESFNLFISGDPELAAFHIGRALVGGEALPEGEFTLKRSARFVDEVAPLGAFIVKQHFYYPFVICEVETFRGCERRHHCSYCTEAFYGKPDERSVEGIVKEVEALYGEGVRYFRIGRQPNILGFKALPAEGEFPKPNPKVIRELFERIRSVGEIKTLHIDNVNAGTIKAHPAESREALEAIARLDTEGDVAPFGLESADPEVIRRNFLKVDPEGIKFAVKVVNEVGAFKERENGLYKLLPGINFLVGLPGETKKTFQKNREFLEAILDEGLLVRRVNIRQVMVFEGTPIAEMVKRAKTKHRREFEKFKEWVREQFDLPMMRRVFPVGTVIREVLLEAHDGGHTLGRQIGSYPVLVRIPEQLPLFKTVNAVVVGHRERSVIGLPTPLNVNEASVKLLSFIPGISRKTASDIVLRRPFKSKEELLKLFPQLESFKEHLTV
- a CDS encoding ATP-binding cassette domain-containing protein encodes the protein MEPILTVNDVKLTIDGRPILKGVNLVVNKGEIHAVLGPNGAGKSTLASLIMGINDLKEPDSGEIVFKDKLLNGLEISERAKLGVTLAWQEPARFEGITVEEYLKLSGRNNPDLDVVECLELVGLDCSYLNRFVDDTLSGGERKRVELASVLAMRPELAVLDEPDSGIDFASMEDIANMIRTMRDRGTTVLMITHREEIAEIADRATLMCDGKVVQTGDPKEVGGKFKNMCVKCEVRNPELVGGE
- a CDS encoding 2-amino-3,7-dideoxy-D-threo-hept-6-ulosonate synthase; translated protein: MKIGKAIRMERIINRETGNTVIIPMDHGVSMGPIPGIIDIRESIDKVANGGANAVIIHKGLVRHGHRKRGKDVGLIVHLSASTNLSPKPNSKVLVCTVEEAIKLGADGVSVHVNLGDVNEDKMLEDLGRVAEKCLEWGMPLIAMMYARGEHIENPFDPDTVAHCARVAAELGADIVKVAYTGDPQTFERVTKGCPIPVVIAGGPKMSNDMEILEMVEGAMKAGAKGVSIGRNAFQHDDPEKIVRAIAAIVHEGKSAKEAVEYLK
- the gmhA gene encoding D-sedoheptulose 7-phosphate isomerase, producing the protein MKELIYYTFLESADLKRDFIEENKERIYSAFLEVARRLKAGGKLLICGNGGSAADAQHIAAELVGRFELERPPVAAVALTTDTSVLTAVANDYSFASVFERQVEALGREGDVLLAISTSGNSENVVRAVEKAKEIGLLTVGFLGKDGGKLASLCHHPFIVKSFSTPRIQEVHITLGHVLCDFIEKYLFSPSGYFPPSGEGEG
- the tatC gene encoding twin-arginine translocase subunit TatC, which translates into the protein MPEKRPLPDEELPVTEHIEELRERLFKSVAAIFVGFLIAWPFKKELLLLLERPLPKNLQGKLIFLSPPEAFFTALKISFFAGILFALPFILYQVWKFIEPGLYEHEKRFILPFLFFSVLFFFLGASFAYFVILPFGLRFLLGFMGDLLTPQITIGSYVSFVIQMILAFGFVFLLPVIVWLLSKLGVINYKMLENNRKYAILVIFIVAAVLTPPDVFSQIMMALPLLVLYELSIWVSRIAGRSAKEREEEASE
- a CDS encoding NAD-binding protein, with the translated sequence MKLIIVGAGEVGRELLKRLQKEWEIAVIDQDAEKLTRVVELLDSESLNRVILLQGDGTSKLMLKKAGIEQATAFAACTGDDEVNLEACRIAKEFNVPSIFAVSNSTENDPLYEQEGVNYVNKAAATASILERQIESGVVIPTNIGLGQGEIMEVAVMPTSIIAGYPVGKFSSKRWRIVAIFRGDKLILPRPRTVVKPGDRVLIVGDPKILKYIAGLIKSGEPQFPLQFGVEEVVFLPNYREEVVKDALFFFRNTKLQKVRLYTCNGGERAKEAFEQLKVSELKFKKLKLCEKEFFQEIKEESFGLITMPDKYRETPLFFGIKTLPILVAEETLSPVLIARGTTPVERILVPVSGSFSGLRALEVAIELSIMWQANITALFVTPSENDSRVQPLRERVAKISGLYRVSIEFKHRVGNPVNEFAKESKNYQLSVIGARKGRKTNWFNPYPPYHMVHRSKCSSLLICVGE